The nucleotide window CGGCAGCCACGCTCTGTTCGAGCAGGTCCGCGAGGTCCTCCAGCATCGCGAGCAGGCTTTCGCCGTTGTCGCTGGGGCCGAGATTCAGCAGGTACCGCTCCAGCGCACCGCCTGCCTGCCGGTACCCCTCCGGCAGCTGCCGGATCCGCTTCTTGTACTCCAGATAGCGCTTCTTGCCGCTGAGGTCTCCGATGATCTTTTCCAGCCACATGGTCATTTCCCTCCATCGCGGAGCTCTTCGAGTCGTTCGGTGAGGAAGCTCCAGGTCCTCCAGAACTCGTCCAGGTATTCCTGACCCTGGGCGTTGAGGGTGTACACCTTGCGCGGCGGTCCCTTCTCTGAGGGCACCTTCTCCACATCCACGAGGTGCCGCTGTTCAATGCGGACCAGTAACGCGTAGATGGTGCCCTCGGCGATTTCGCTGAAGCCCTGACCGCGCAACCCGGCCGTAATCTCGTAGCCGTAGGCCGGCCTCACGGACAGCATCGCGAGCACGATGCCCTCAAGGACCCCCTTGAGCATTTCGGT belongs to Arthrobacter tumbae and includes:
- a CDS encoding DUF1048 domain-containing protein, with amino-acid sequence MTMWLEKIIGDLSGKKRYLEYKKRIRQLPEGYRQAGGALERYLLNLGPSDNGESLLAMLEDLADLLEQSVAAGTPIRNVVGTDPTEFAESFMQNYGGGSWIRKERDRLGKAIDRAEEEDQQ
- a CDS encoding PadR family transcriptional regulator yields the protein MGKQATEMLKGVLEGIVLAMLSVRPAYGYEITAGLRGQGFSEIAEGTIYALLVRIEQRHLVDVEKVPSEKGPPRKVYTLNAQGQEYLDEFWRTWSFLTERLEELRDGGK